In Pajaroellobacter abortibovis, the following are encoded in one genomic region:
- a CDS encoding DUF1385 domain-containing protein yields MDQPTLDSIGIQTNTSQERERHIRSYVGGQAVIEGVMMRTPLSMTVAVRREDGTILVRSRWAPIPHEAWLKWPFVRGISSLVDSLRLGGEAIRFSAEEWEKRLASLSTSAVLTWRVGKLSLWTWWKAFLITSFPFLLPNEEGNSSPLVSVSAANIAQTMHSMETERASSAKGSSGAASMLIVGILLLWVALPQMIAAGFNTALRLQVPLQSLAFQALTGGVKLSLLIGYLLFLRRVADVRRLFQYHGAEHKSIYTYEAGEPLKVQYARGKTTLHPRCGTTFMVMVVLVSVVVFTAVGGLLPRIHTGYALLDHFLFFLEKLPFLPLIVAITFEIQRLFVKLSAISWLRFVLFPGLLTQKMTTMEPEDDQLEVALVALREALLSDKKWSALGVEVTLYEASTLCTSA; encoded by the coding sequence ATGGATCAACCTACCCTAGATTCGATCGGTATTCAGACGAATACATCTCAAGAGAGAGAGAGGCACATTCGTTCTTACGTGGGGGGACAGGCAGTCATCGAAGGGGTGATGATGCGCACCCCTCTTTCGATGACGGTAGCTGTGCGGCGTGAGGATGGAACCATTCTCGTCCGCAGCAGATGGGCTCCTATTCCTCATGAGGCATGGCTCAAGTGGCCCTTCGTTCGAGGGATTTCATCCTTAGTGGATTCGCTTCGGTTAGGAGGGGAGGCGATTCGCTTTTCCGCTGAGGAATGGGAAAAGAGACTCGCTTCGCTTTCTACTTCTGCTGTTTTGACATGGAGAGTTGGAAAACTGAGCTTGTGGACTTGGTGGAAAGCGTTTTTGATCACTTCCTTCCCCTTCCTATTACCTAATGAAGAAGGGAATTCGTCGCCTCTGGTCTCTGTCTCTGCTGCAAATATAGCCCAGACGATGCATTCGATGGAGACTGAGCGCGCTTCGTCCGCAAAGGGGAGCAGTGGGGCTGCGTCGATGTTGATCGTTGGGATCCTTCTCCTTTGGGTGGCTTTGCCTCAGATGATTGCTGCGGGGTTCAATACTGCGCTTCGCCTGCAAGTGCCTCTGCAGTCGCTTGCTTTTCAAGCTCTCACAGGAGGGGTCAAACTCTCTCTCTTGATAGGCTATCTGCTTTTCTTGCGCAGAGTGGCCGATGTGCGCCGCCTATTCCAATACCATGGGGCTGAGCATAAATCGATTTATACGTATGAGGCGGGTGAGCCTCTTAAGGTGCAGTACGCACGCGGGAAAACCACACTACACCCTCGCTGTGGAACTACTTTTATGGTAATGGTGGTTTTGGTTTCGGTGGTTGTGTTTACAGCGGTGGGAGGGTTATTGCCTCGAATCCATACAGGTTATGCACTGCTTGACCACTTTTTGTTTTTTCTTGAAAAATTGCCCTTTCTCCCTTTGATTGTGGCGATCACTTTTGAGATTCAACGTCTCTTTGTGAAACTCTCCGCCATTTCATGGCTACGTTTCGTTCTTTTCCCAGGGCTTCTCACCCAAAAGATGACAACAATGGAACCGGAGGATGACCAGCTTGAAGTCGCTCTTGTGGCACTCCGTGAAGCCTTGTTATCTGATAAAAAATGGTCTGCTCTAGGAGTGGAAGTGACCCTCTACGAAGCGTCTACTTTGTGCACATCTGCTTAG